The Candidatus Neomarinimicrobiota bacterium genome contains the following window.
GCAATTTCGTCACCTGATTTTGTGGTACAGATGAACATCCCGTACGGGATCATCCGCATTATCTTCTTACGTTCAGTCGAGTCCATAAAAGCGTTACTTCGCTGCGTCGCTGAGGATCGACTTTACGGTATTATAATCCTCTTCCGGTAGACTGTGGACATTCCCCTGGAAGGCCAGTTTCCAGTGTTTATCCGGCCATTTCCCGATGTACTGGAGTTTGTCTTTGAACACCTCAGAATCGACCCAATCTTTCTCATCGAGAATCAGTTCCGGCTTTATCTCTATCCGCCAGGGATAGTTCTCGCCCTCCTTCTTGGATTTCCAGATGATCTCTTCGCCCTCGAAAAACGTGGAAGTCACCTCAGTGATCCCGGCGAACTTCTGAATACCGGTGACATAATACATCAGCTTATCACCGGGCTGCATCTCCATGGCCTTTTTCCGGTGCCGGGATTTCACACCCTGCACGGAGAAATCGCGTACCTTTGTCGCCTCAAAATTTTCTTTGCTGCTGACAATCATCCAATATTGCGCCATGTTTCTTTTTCCCCTGTATGTCGATAGTTGTAGAGCAAGAATATAGAACCGGCCCGGATCAGAATCAAGATGGGGAGAAAGAATGAATTTCCAACCGCAGAATATCGAATGATGAATGTCCAAGTTCCCCACCTTCCCCCGATAAGCACTACTTCCGTGGTTAAATATTGGAAATTGGATATTCGAAATTTATCATCCACCGTTCGCTTTCCCGTTGGAAACCCATAGCGGTGCCGTGAATTATGTTATGTCACCGGATGATGACCATCTCATTGTAAGCGTCAACGGCGAGTACTATCTCGTTGACGCCAAACCCTCGGATTTAAAAGATGCCAAACCGCTGGACCTCAGCGGGATGGAAGCCAAGGTGGATTACCGAGCCGAGTGGCGGGAGATCTTCGAGGAGGTCTGGCGTTACCAGCGGGATTACTTCTTCAATCCGCAGATGAATAACGTCAATTGGGATTCCATGGCGACAAAATATGAGGTGCTCTTGCCATATGTCTCCCATCGGTTCGATCTGAACTATGTCATCGGCGAGATGATCGGCGAACTCTCCAACTCTCACACCTACGTGGGCGGCGGCGATTATCCGGAACTCGACCGGGTGGAGTATGGGATGCTCGGCATCCCGGACAGCCTGCACCTGGACATGCCGCGGATCCCGGATTTCGATAAGCCGTATCCGGAGGAGTATTACGAGCAATTGGATTCGGAGTAACCAGATAAATGCAGAAACTGCGGATAAACACCGATTAAAAATATAAACAATTATTGTCTACTTAATATTGCGTAAATTAAACTTCTGCCTGTGACTCTCGCCGCGGCGGGGTCGCCGGCAGTTGGAGTTTGTTAAAACGCGCTTCAAGTTACGCGGCACATAAATAATACGGCGCTATTATTCGTCACTGATTTTGAGTACTGCCGCTCCCCTGATCCGGCTCTCCTTAATCAAATTCAATACCTTATTGGCATTTTCCAGAGAATAGGCTTCAATATCCGTTCGGATAGGGATTTCCGCGGCGAGCTGAAGCAGCTCTCTGGCGTCTTTCCTGGTACTATTCGCTACCGTTTGGATAGTGCGCTCCCCGTAAATTAAATCATATTCGAATTCCGGGATATTACTCATATGGATGCCTGCACTGGTAACGGTACCTCCGCGCCGCAGTACACGAAGTGCATCCACGACGATCTCCCCGGCCGGCGCAAAGATGATGCTACCGTCCATGAGTGCGCCGGGATCATCTTTGGAACTGCCGGTCCAGACGGCTCCCAAATCTTTGGCGTGGCGACGGTGATCTTCGGAACGCGTAAAGACATAGACATCACAGCCCCAGTGGATTGCCACCTGGATAGTGACATGCGCTGAGGCACCAAAGCCATACAGTCCCACATTTTGTCCTGGTTCAATATTAGTCAGGCGCAACGCCCGATATCCGATAATACCGGCACAAAGCAGCGGTGCTGCTTGCATATCAGGAAATCCCTCCGGTATGGAGTAGATAAAATCAGCCGGCGCAATTACGTATTCGGCATAACCGCCATTCACATCTTTGCCGGTGAACTTCGCATTTTCACACAGGTTCTCAAGTCCCTTTTTGCAGAACTCGCATTCCTGGCAGGTGGAGTATAGCCACGGGACTCCGACACGGGTACCGGGTGCCCAGTCGGCGACGCCCTCTCCCAGATCGTCGATAACGCCGACAATTTGGTGGCCGGGGATCAACGGTAGTTCCGGGAGTTCGAGGTCACCTTCTATCTCGTGCAGATCGGTATGGCAAACGCCACATGCATTTACTTTTATCCGCACCTCGCCAGGTCCCGGCTCGGGCTTCGGAACGTCTTCGAGATGCAACGGGTTATTGGTGATAGATTGCTGTTCTTTCAGGAGCATCGCGCGCATAGCATCCTCCTCTCGTTACGTACCCGGAACCCGGACACGCGAATTCAATTCAATGAAAAAATAGTCAGGGTGATTTATAAGAGTCTGTCTGGTATTCGGAATCGTCAGCCTGTTTCGCCTGTCGCTCACGACGCCAGTCCCGGAAGGAAATGACCAGCCAGATTGGAAGTAATACGTAAATGGCGATATTAATGTACTGGTCTGCCAGGTTGGAGGGCCACGGCAGTGGCGTAAACACGAAAAAGTCTGTCACCCGCCCCAGTACAACGGTTTCCCAGGGATTGCCCGTCGCTCCCATAAGCAGCGCGATATATCCGGCGAACAGGTGGCGGTTTACGTCATTTTTCGGAAGTTCCGCCCTGTTTTTGACCATCAGGCCGATTAATATCAAAACGGCAATTAATCCCAGTGATTGAACTAATCGAAAA
Protein-coding sequences here:
- a CDS encoding EVE domain-containing protein, translating into MAQYWMIVSSKENFEATKVRDFSVQGVKSRHRKKAMEMQPGDKLMYYVTGIQKFAGITEVTSTFFEGEEIIWKSKKEGENYPWRIEIKPELILDEKDWVDSEVFKDKLQYIGKWPDKHWKLAFQGNVHSLPEEDYNTVKSILSDAAK
- a CDS encoding zinc-dependent alcohol dehydrogenase family protein — encoded protein: MRAMLLKEQQSITNNPLHLEDVPKPEPGPGEVRIKVNACGVCHTDLHEIEGDLELPELPLIPGHQIVGVIDDLGEGVADWAPGTRVGVPWLYSTCQECEFCKKGLENLCENAKFTGKDVNGGYAEYVIAPADFIYSIPEGFPDMQAAPLLCAGIIGYRALRLTNIEPGQNVGLYGFGASAHVTIQVAIHWGCDVYVFTRSEDHRRHAKDLGAVWTGSSKDDPGALMDGSIIFAPAGEIVVDALRVLRRGGTVTSAGIHMSNIPEFEYDLIYGERTIQTVANSTRKDARELLQLAAEIPIRTDIEAYSLENANKVLNLIKESRIRGAAVLKISDE
- a CDS encoding signal peptidase II is translated as MKNALKDSRFPILIGFFLIGLDFFTKWIANIALPVQQTIHTSISFWKWHLTYNRGYHYIFGEIGNFRLVQSLGLIAVLILIGLMVKNRAELPKNDVNRHLFAGYIALLMGATGNPWETVVLGRVTDFFVFTPLPWPSNLADQYINIAIYVLLPIWLVISFRDWRRERQAKQADDSEYQTDSYKSP